From the genome of Tenericutes bacterium MZ-XQ:
AGTTTTGGAAAATTCCACTCAAAATAAAAAGTTTAATATTCGCCCTTGTTAATGATTTATCAGAAAAATTTAACAACACTATGCACCAAACGTCAGAAAAAAAAGGCTATGATTTAGCCTTTTTATAGATTAATATGCTCATCTTTCGTTTCTGGATTCTCTTTAAAGCAAATTTTATATCTTCATATGTTACATCATTCATCATATCGATGACATCAAATAATGAAGACTTTAGATGTTTATATTTACCATAAAGATAAGTTTTCGTTTCTAAATGATTGAGTGCAAAAATGAATTGTCCTAAGTAAACTCGCTTATGTCTAATAAAATCTTCTTCATTCAAATCATCATATGCATCCTTTGTTAAATACTGAATTAATATATTTTTTAGTTTATTTATCTTTTTGCTTTCTGCAAAAATCACAATATTTTCTGCTTTTCTTTCAAATGTTGTATTGACATAAAAACTTTGATTAATCAATTTTTCATTTAATAAGTATTCATACATTTTTGAAGATGACCCTAAAAGTATACTCAAACACATCGTCATCACCATCTCACGCTTAACAAGTTCTTTTCCAAATCTTCCTAAGGGATCGAGTTTGATACCAATCATTAACTTATCTACTTGAACATCATCGTAGACAATTTCTGCTTTTTTGACAATGGTCTTAGATTCTTTTGGTAATATAACCTTTGGTTTATCTACCAGTTTTTTATCTTCATCATAAGCTTTAAAAAAAGCTTTTAACGCTTTAAGGTCAATATGCCCAGATATGACTAATAGTCTATTATGATGGTTATAAAAGTGTTTGTAGATGTCCATTAGCATATCTGGATGAATATCTTGAATAGAATCCACAGTGCCGCCAATATCATGTTTTAAAGTATGATTATGGTACATATTTTCCATCAGTTGATTTTGCATCTTTGAGTGTGGATCATCTAAATACATCTTAAGTTCTTCTTCAATGATTAACTTTTCTTGTTCCACATTTTCTTTTGTGAAATATGGTGTATCAAGCATGTCTAACAAATGTGATAATGCTGGAATTACTTGATCGGTAGCACTAAAAACAAATGATGTTTGGTGGTATGATGTCATTGCATTCGCATCAACGCCGAGATTAGAAAATTTTAAAAACGCATCACCATCAGGCATCGCGAATATTTTGTGTTCCATAAAATGTGCAGTCCCTGGAGGTGTTTGATAAAGTTTATCTTGATATGTATAATCTAATGATAAAGCACCATATGGAATGGATAACTCCACATAAGTGGTGTAATATGGATCATCTTTTGGTAATAAATGAACTTCCATACCATTTTTGAGTTTCATGATATATACATGTTCATTGAATCTTTGATGATATTTTTTAATCATGACTCTCCTCCATATAAGACATAGATAGTATCTAACGTAACCATAGAAGCAACCTTTTGAATATCCTCTATAGATACTTTCATTATGTTGATTAATCTTTGCTCAGTTGTTGTTGTATCTCCGAAAATCGATCTGAAAAAAGATCTTTTTGTCATGTATGATTGATGATCTAAACTGCTTTTTATCTGATGAGTTAAATATGCTTTCGCATGTTCTAATTCCTCAAGAGTTACAGGATTTTCCTCAAAACTATTTGCAACTTTGATGATTTCATCCAGTGCATAATCTTTTTGGTGCTTAGCAACTCCACTACTGATGACGATTGTGCCTTTATAATAGTCATAATTAGATGAAATATCATAACAAAGACCTTGTTTCTCTCTAATTTCATTAAATAATCTACTTTCTGGATAACCACCAAGCATTGTGTCAAAGCATAATGCGGCTTCATAGAGACCATCAAATCGATAGATTGGCAAAACAAACCCTAATTTTAAAATCGCTTGGTTCATATGTGTTTTTTCGTAACGTTTCACCAATGGATGTGGTTTTCTAAACTCAAACTCAGGGCTTAGTTGCATATCTTTCGTTTCTACAAGAAGACTCGTTTTTATATCATCGATAAATGTCTCTATATGCCCATTGATGACGATTTTAATATCTTGATTAAAAAATGCAGTCTGGTAATATGATAAAAGATTTTCAAGAGAAACTTTTTTAATATCTTCCAATGTACCCGAAAGTGGATATGCTGCTAGATCTTCATCATAAAACGATTTTGCAAACTCAATATTTGCATAAGCTCTTTTGTGATCTTTTAAAGCTTCCCATTGTTCAATCAAAAGCCTTTTTTCTTCTTCGAAGATTTGCGCGTTAAATGATGTTCTATCCATAAATATCTCATTTAATAATGCTACAGCTTCTTTAACCAAGTTTTGATTTAAAACAATTTTTGGATCAACAATTGTCAACATAAAAGACATGACATTAAAGTTGGCATGTTTTTCTGTTTTTGTATAAAGTTGTGCGCCATATAGGTTTTCTAAATGACGATACATGAGTGCTTTAGTATGATAATTTTTTGTGCTTGAAATGAGTAATTTTGGTAATAAAAAACGATACACACGTTCTTCTTTTTTATCAATACCTGTAAAAAATAACGCGAATTGTATCGTTTTAAACTCGTTTTTAATCCCGATCATTAGATGCTGTTAAGTGCAACTTCCATCATTTTTGTAAATGCTTCTTGACGTTCTTGCGCTGATGTTGCCTCATGTGTCACAAGCGAATCAGAAACAGTTAATAAACAAGCAGCTTTTTTCTTTAATGCTTTTGCATTCGCAAATAACGCAAATGATTCCATTTCAACAGCTTCAGCACCATGGTTTTGATATATATCTTTATACTCATCTGGGTTCAAACGATAAAAGACATCAGATGAATGGATAGTTGTTAGATGTACTGGGATGTTTAACTTTTCAGCAGCCTTCAAAATTTTATTATTTAAAGGCTTAGATGCTGGTAAAACCTTACGGCTTGATACTCCCATTGTTTTTGCATAAGATGATTCAGAATATGCTTTTTCAGCAAGCAATACATCATATAGTTTTAATTCTGGACTATAAGCTCCAGCTGAACCAATACGAATAATCTTTTCTACATCATAGAACTTAAATAATTCGTAACTATATATACCAATACTTGGCATACCCATACCTGAACCCATGACAGTGACTTTCTTTTTACCAAAGTATCCTGTATATCCAAACATATTTCTAACTGTATTGATTTGAACAACTTTAGTTAAAAAAGTTTCTGCGATAAATTTTGCTCTTAAAGGGTCTCCAGGCATTAATACGGTTTTTGCGATTAAATCTTTATTTTCTAACTCAATATGAGGTGTTGGCATCTTTTTCTTCACTCCTTTGATTGACTATGCTTACGCCATTTGATGTACCAATTCTAGTTGCTCCTGCTTCGATCATTTTCATGGCATCATCATAAGTTCTAACACCACCGCTTGCCTTAACAAAAGCTTTTTCTCCTACAGTTTTTTTCATTAGTTCGACATGATGAACCGTTGCACCACCAGTACCAAAACCAGTTGATGTTTTCACAAAAGTAGCTTCTGCTTCAACAGCTAGTTCACACGCTTTTACTACTTCTTCGTCAGTTAAATAGCCTGTTTCTATAATAACTTTTACACATCTTCCATCGGCGTTTTCTACAACACCTTTGATTTCTTGAAGGACTGTGTGATAGTCTTTTTGTTTTAATGCTGCGACATTGATAACCATGTCTATCTCATCCGCACCATCGTTAATTGCTTCTAATGTTTCATAGGCTTTAACTAGATGATGGTGTGTGCCATGAGGAAAACCAATGACTGTACATACTAAGACATCTGTTTTTTTAAGATGATGTTTTGCATACTTAACCCAGATTGGATTAACGCATACACTCTTAAAGTCATGTGCCTTTGCTTCATCAATCAATTGATCAATTTGATCTTTAGAAATGTTTGCACCTAGTTTTGTGTGATCAATCATTTTATTAAGCTTCATACTTTAATTCTCCTTTTTGATTTATTTTTTTTAATATATGTGTGAACATACCAACAAGTATGCCCATCATAAATGTCATAATGACAGTAAATACATGAACCTGTTCAAATAAGCTTTTTGTCATAAGGCCTAGAATAACAGCGATGATAAAAAACGAACCTTCTACAATAATCTTTGATAGTGATAGCACTTTAATTTTCTTATAAATAACAAGCATAAGTCTTTCATAAGGTGATGCTGGAAGTCCAGTTAAAATCGTGATCGCAACTCCAAAAGCACAGAGCATCATGCCTAAGCTTGCCATTAGTATTTTAATCGCTAACAATGATGTAATCTCGATGGGAATGAGCGCAAATAAAGCATTCCAACCATCAACAAATATCCCAACAACAAATAAAAATATCGCACTGATCAACATATCATACTCAAGATTAAGTAAAAATGTTAATAGGGTAACTACCAATCCAGTAAAAATAATCACTCTTCCAATGGTTGCCCAAGGTATGAATTCTACCACTATTTTTTGCAAAAAATAATTAAATGCATCTATGGGTGAAGCTCCTAAATTAGAGTTTAGGATACTTGAAATGCCAAGTGCGATGATGATAAATCCTAAAGTGTGTAGTAATACTCTAATGGATAACTTCATATAACTCCTTTATACGTCAAGCAAATATTTTAAATCAACTTTTTCAAACGTATGTGATATTTTATCAAAATCATGTTTCTTTAATGCTTTGTGGGCTTTTTTCATAAATTTCTTTGGAATAACTTTTGTTCCTTTAATAAACCCTGGAACATCTTGGATGTATTTATCTATGACTTCAAAAACTTCTAAAGCATTAAATACTTTAATCTCTTGATGGATTCGATAAAACACGTAATCCAAATGCGGAGGAAAAACAGTCATAGTATGTTCTTTAAACTCTATACCAATAACAAGTTTCTTACCCTCAGTTTTTAAAAAATGATAAGGTGGTACATATGTATCTAAATCTTGATAATATTTTTGTAAATCATAATGTTCATCTAAATATCTATAGATTGCAGATAACTTATCTGTATGCATGATAAAGTAATTACTCATAATAACAGGATTTTTATCAACATAAGCTTGCTTTAACATATGATAAACTTTAGATAAAACTTCGTACTTATAAGGCAGCACATCTTCAAACATTTCGTTGTAAATATGAAAATCAAATCGCTGACAGATTTTCTTCACAATTTCAAATAATTGATTTGCTACATAATTAGGTGTTAATAATGGCATTTCTAAATGAAAATTCAGATCTAAATAACGTGGACTTAACCTGTAAATATCTGGGACTTGAGATTTTGGCGTGATTAAAAACTTGGCTTGATGACCTAGTCTAGGATGTGTATATAAAAATCTTACACTTTGTTCATCCATCTCAGTTTTGATACCTTCGATATCATCAAAAAATTGAATGAGTGTATCAAGGTCAATTTTACGACTTTTTTCCTTGAAAAAATGGATATGAAATTGAGCCATACCGACACCTACCTTTTATATGATTAGTTTATCACAAATATCATGTTTAAACAATTAAGATGAAGGATTCATGATCTCCTTAATTTTAGCATAATCCGTGCGATTAAGCTTAAGTGGTGTTATAGAAACATATCCCTCTTCATAAGCGTTAACATCGCTATCTGGATGTTCCTGATAATTAATAATACTCCCCTTGATATGGAAAATATCAGGTTTTTCTGATTTGACAAATTCTGCATGTTGATATCTTAAACCTTGAGTTGTTATTTTAACACCAATCGGTCTTTGAAAAGATTCCTTTGGGAAATTTATATTTAATATACCATCACCCTCATAAATCTTTGTTTCTAATATTTCATCGAAAAGTTTTATAGTTTCATCGTATAAATATGGTGGCATGGTAAAAGGTGATGAGATAGCAATTGCATCAACACCTAATATCTTTGCTTCATAAGCTGCTGAAACTGTTCCTGAGTAGTATATGTCTTTAGCGATATTTTGTCCACAGTTAATCCCTGATACAACAAGATCAAAATCAACATCAAAAACCTTAAGACCTAGTCTTACAGCATCAGCAGGTGTACCATCTACAACAAGTGTAGCTTTTGAACCATAAAGTGGTTCAGTCACAAATGTTTCTATACGTGATTTTATAGTTATTGCATGACTTTTAGCACTTTGATGTGTCTTTGGTGCAGCAATATAAATATTTCCGTAAGGCGCTAATGCTCTGGCTAGAATCCCTAAGCCTTCTGCTTGATATCCATCATCATTTACAACTAATATATTCATAAATTTCACCCATTTACAATTTTATCACAACGATCACATAATCCATTTTCATGTTTATGATCAACGACATTCCAACAACGATCACAAGTTTCACCTTCTGCCTTTTTAACAGAAACTTCTAACTGATCACTTACTTCAATATGTACTTTAGAAACAATAAAAACTTGGTGCGCTTTAAAATCTAAATGGTCCATTGCTTCTTTTTGTGCTTTTGTAACTTTCAGTTCAACTTCAGCTTGAAGTGATTTTCCGATGATTTTTTGTTCTCTTGCTTCTTCTAATCTCTTTAAGACAAGATTTCTGACTTGTTCTAATGTATCAAAAGCAGCAAGTAAGTTTTCATCGATATTCTCATATATTTCAGGCATATTTTCTAAATAGACGTTTTCTAATTTTTCACCAGGTAAGAAACGATATGCTTCATCTGTTGTATGTGGTATGATTGGTGTTAATAATTTTAGCATATCTAAAAGTGTATCATATAGAACCGATTGAACACTTCTTCGTTCTAATCCATCAGTTTTCTCGATGTATAAGATATCTTTTGTATAGTCTAGATAAAATGCACTCAGTTCATTTGTCATAAATGAAACGATACCACGGTAGACACGATCAAATTGATAGTTATCATATGCTTCAATCATCTGATTAGAAAGTTGTCTAAACTTATCTGTCATGACTTGATTCAATTTACCACGATTTTGATATGAGACATAATCTTTTTTAGGATCAAAATCACTGATATTACCTAAAACAAAACGAATGGTATTTCTGATCTTACGATATCCTTCAGCGATTTGCTTCATCATTTCATCAGAGATTCTTACATCAGCTTGATAATCAACTGATGCTACCCATAATCTTAAAAGGTCAGCTCCTTGTACTTTCATGATTTTATTAGGATCAACCGCATTACCTAAGGATTTACTCATTTTTTTACCTTGACCATCCAATACAAAGCCATGAGAAACGACTTTTTTATATGGTGATTGTCCAAAAGCTGCAACCCCTGTAGATAAAGATGAGTTGAACCAACCTCTATATTGATCAGATCCTTCTAAATATAGGTCAGCTGGATAAGGTAGACCTCTATCTTCTAAAACAGAATGTGAAGTACCAGAATCAAACCAAACATCCATGATGTCAGTTTCTTTTCTAAAGATACCATTTGGACTACCCGGATGTGTATATCCTTTAGGGAGTAAATCTTTAGGATCTTTATCAAACCAAGCGTTAGAACCAAATTCACTAAAAACATCAGCAATATGATCTAGTACCGCTTTATCTAAAATCGGTTCATCATTTTCTGCATAAAAAATTGGAATTGGAACACCCCATGCTCTTTGTCTTGAGATACACCAATCTTCTCTATTTGATATCATATTCGAAATTCTTAGTTCACCCCAAGTTGGAATCCACTCAGCCTTTTTAACTTCATCTAATAACTCATTTTTGATTTTATCGATAGAAGCAAACCATTGCGGTGTTGCTCTAAAGATGACTGGCTTTCTTGTTCTCCAGTCATGCGGATATGAATGGGTAAACTTAGAAAATTTTAATAAAACTCCAAGTTCATCTAGTTTTTTAACAACTTCTTCATTAGCCACTTCATAATACATACCGTCAAATGGTCCTGATGCTTTTGTCATATATCCACGATCATCTACAGGACAGAAAATATCAAGTCCATATTGCTTACCAATTCTATAGTCATCTTCACCATGACCAGGTGCTGTGTGTACTAATCCCGTACCATCAGTATCTGTGACATGATCACCTACAATGATTGGTGATATACGGTCATAAATTGGGTGCTTATATGTTTTTAAGTCTAAATCTTTACCTTTATAGCGTTTTAAGATTTTAGGATCATTAAATCCTAACTCTTTAGAAACTTGGTCTAATAAAGTTTCAGTAACTACATATTTTTTACCGTTTGCTTCAAATAACACATATGTAAAGTCAGGATGAACAGAGATTGCTAAGTTTGCAGGGATCGTCCAAGGTGTTGTTGTCCATATCATATAGCTTGCATCTTTTAAGTCTTTATCATCTGATAAAGCTGGAAAGGCAACATAGATTGAAATAGAAACTTTATCTTGATATTCGATTTCTGCTTCTGCAAGCGCAGATTCAGATGATGGTGACCAATAAACAGGTTTTAATCCCTTGTAGATCAATCCTTTTTCAACCATTTTCGCAAAGACTTTTACTTGTCTACCTTCAAAATCTTTTGTTAAAGTGATATATGGATGATCCCAATCACCTAAAATACCTAAACGCTTAAACTGTTCTTTTTGTCTTTCAACTTGATCCATTGCATACTCATAGCATACCTTTCTATAATCAACTAAAGACATTTCCTTACGATTTACACCTTTTTTAGTGACTGCAGTTTCAATAGGGAGCCCATGTGTATCCCATCCAGGAATATATGGAACAAAATTACCTTTCATAGTTTGGTAACGTAAAACAAAGTCTTTTAAGACCTTATTTAAAGCGTGTCCAATATGAATATCACCATTTGCATATGGAGGTCCATCATGCAAAATAAATGGCTTGTTGTCTTTGTTTTTTTCTAAGACTTTTTTGTAAAGATCCATATCCTCCCATGC
Proteins encoded in this window:
- a CDS encoding deoxyribose-phosphate aldolase, producing MKLNKMIDHTKLGANISKDQIDQLIDEAKAHDFKSVCVNPIWVKYAKHHLKKTDVLVCTVIGFPHGTHHHLVKAYETLEAINDGADEIDMVINVAALKQKDYHTVLQEIKGVVENADGRCVKVIIETGYLTDEEVVKACELAVEAEATFVKTSTGFGTGGATVHHVELMKKTVGEKAFVKASGGVRTYDDAMKMIEAGATRIGTSNGVSIVNQRSEEKDANTSY
- a CDS encoding isoleucine--tRNA ligase: MDYKDTLSMPKTDFPMRGNLGVREIEFQKAWEDMDLYKKVLEKNKDNKPFILHDGPPYANGDIHIGHALNKVLKDFVLRYQTMKGNFVPYIPGWDTHGLPIETAVTKKGVNRKEMSLVDYRKVCYEYAMDQVERQKEQFKRLGILGDWDHPYITLTKDFEGRQVKVFAKMVEKGLIYKGLKPVYWSPSSESALAEAEIEYQDKVSISIYVAFPALSDDKDLKDASYMIWTTTPWTIPANLAISVHPDFTYVLFEANGKKYVVTETLLDQVSKELGFNDPKILKRYKGKDLDLKTYKHPIYDRISPIIVGDHVTDTDGTGLVHTAPGHGEDDYRIGKQYGLDIFCPVDDRGYMTKASGPFDGMYYEVANEEVVKKLDELGVLLKFSKFTHSYPHDWRTRKPVIFRATPQWFASIDKIKNELLDEVKKAEWIPTWGELRISNMISNREDWCISRQRAWGVPIPIFYAENDEPILDKAVLDHIADVFSEFGSNAWFDKDPKDLLPKGYTHPGSPNGIFRKETDIMDVWFDSGTSHSVLEDRGLPYPADLYLEGSDQYRGWFNSSLSTGVAAFGQSPYKKVVSHGFVLDGQGKKMSKSLGNAVDPNKIMKVQGADLLRLWVASVDYQADVRISDEMMKQIAEGYRKIRNTIRFVLGNISDFDPKKDYVSYQNRGKLNQVMTDKFRQLSNQMIEAYDNYQFDRVYRGIVSFMTNELSAFYLDYTKDILYIEKTDGLERRSVQSVLYDTLLDMLKLLTPIIPHTTDEAYRFLPGEKLENVYLENMPEIYENIDENLLAAFDTLEQVRNLVLKRLEEAREQKIIGKSLQAEVELKVTKAQKEAMDHLDFKAHQVFIVSKVHIEVSDQLEVSVKKAEGETCDRCWNVVDHKHENGLCDRCDKIVNG
- a CDS encoding purine-nucleoside phosphorylase; protein product: MPTPHIELENKDLIAKTVLMPGDPLRAKFIAETFLTKVVQINTVRNMFGYTGYFGKKKVTVMGSGMGMPSIGIYSYELFKFYDVEKIIRIGSAGAYSPELKLYDVLLAEKAYSESSYAKTMGVSSRKVLPASKPLNNKILKAAEKLNIPVHLTTIHSSDVFYRLNPDEYKDIYQNHGAEAVEMESFALFANAKALKKKAACLLTVSDSLVTHEATSAQERQEAFTKMMEVALNSI
- a CDS encoding 5'/3'-nucleotidase SurE produces the protein MNILVVNDDGYQAEGLGILARALAPYGNIYIAAPKTHQSAKSHAITIKSRIETFVTEPLYGSKATLVVDGTPADAVRLGLKVFDVDFDLVVSGINCGQNIAKDIYYSGTVSAAYEAKILGVDAIAISSPFTMPPYLYDETIKLFDEILETKIYEGDGILNINFPKESFQRPIGVKITTQGLRYQHAEFVKSEKPDIFHIKGSIINYQEHPDSDVNAYEEGYVSITPLKLNRTDYAKIKEIMNPSS